gatGGGCTTGTCCGCGAGCCAGCCGATGACGAGCGAGGCGGGAGAACCCACGACGAAGAACGCGAGCTGGAGCCACCCGCCGAGCTTGACGTCCTTCTCGCGCTCGGAGAAGCCGAACTCCTCGGCCGCCTGGCTCAGGTTGGGCGCCAGGAGGTTCTGATCCGCGTacagcatcgccgcggtgagcgtcaGCAGGCCCACCGTGTACCACTTCTCCCGCTTGCTCATGCCCGACCCCGAGACGGTCCGGTCCAGATGGGtcgacggccgcgtcccGTTGGgcaccaccggcgcgtcgtccgaggaGGCGGGCACCACACCATGCAGCTCCTCGTCCGGCATCCCGTCGTCCTCTCGCTGATCGGCCGGGATGAGCCGCGCCTCGAGACCCCGAagactcgccgcgctcatgcGCCTATGAAGGCgccgttcgcctcggcgcgtcaAAGAAAACACCccttgagcgcgccgcggcttgcGTAGGAGCGGTGCCAACAAAAGATGTCGGCAGGGCCGAGACCCCGGGGCAGACTTCGGAGGCGCATCGTCACCGCTCACGTGGTTTTTTAGGGATCGGGATCGGAGGTTGGACATGCGCGTGGgcacgcgatggacgccggcggtcctagcggcggtcgtcgcgctcgcgacccgGGCGGCAGCGCACGACCACGGAcaccacggcgacgagcatcGTCACCGACACCACTCATCCTTCGACGTGGTCGGGTTCGGCCGCACGAAGATCTACGCGatggccgtcggcgcgtcgcttttgaccgcgtgcgcgtccctggtgtgcgtcgcgctggtcccgctgctcgcgtccaccaAAGGAagcagctcgtcgtcgtcatcgtcgacacCGACGTCCAAGAGGAGGAGCACCAGGAACAGGAAGGACGCCTCGTgggccgcgccgtcgcaggGCCTGGTGCGAACGCTCTCGGCGTtcgcggtcggcgcgttcctcggcgacgcgttcctccACCAGCTCCCGCACGCCTacgcccacgccgcgacgtcgcgaggcggcgacggcggcggcggcttcgcgtcGGAGCTGTGGTCCAACCgcgccggcctcgccgcggtggtcggcgtcgtcgcgttccacctcgtggagcgcgccgtggacgcccaCGGGCACGGGTGCCACGGAAGACGAaccgtcgcgcgacgcaagaaggacgacgacataTGCGGTGAAGAAGAAAGGATCGAACCCAAGGATCAAACCCAAAGGAAAGAAACGCTCGGGTACCtcaacctcgtcgccgacgccgtgcacaacttcaccgacggcgccgcggtgggcgccgcgttcctcgcgggcggacccgcggcggggtacGCCAAGACGCTCGCCATGCTTGCGCACGAGGTGCCGCAGGAGATCGGGGACTTTGGGGTGTTGGTGAGTGCGGGGTTCAGCGTCTTTGACGCGCTCCGGCTAAatttcgccgcggcgtcgacggccgtGGCGGGGACCCTCGTGGCGCTCGTCCTGTGCGACGATTCGGGTCACGGCGGGCGTTATAAACCGACGTggatcgacggcgcgtgcgtcgaggggttcaccgcgggcgggttcgtgtacgtcgcggcggcgacgatgcgggggatcggggacgcgggggaaGGATGGCGggaggtcgcggcgacgacgggcgctATTTTCTTCGGGATTTTCGCATGCGCGGCGATacacgcgctcggcgcgtgcgaccACGGGCATTGAAACACGACGGTGAGCGGGTCGCGTGAATACAAGTATGATATTTAGCACTAGCTAGGTGACACTTATCAACAGATATGTACGAGCCGTGACGGAATCGGGAGGACTCAACCGCTGCTGTGAATCTTATCGCACGTGTCCCACgagaacgcggcgatggtgcTAGCGACTCCGGTTGTATcgaccatcgcggcgagttccgcggcggcttgcaCCGCTTCCGTCTCGCTCTGTGACCTCGCCAGTGTGTCGACCTTGTCTGTGAACTCCGCGGCATCTTGGGGTTCCATATCATCCAGCTGCTTCTTTGCCGACTTTTTCAAAGAGTTGCCGGCGTCTTTCATCATTTTGACTTTACTCCCTTTGAATGTGTTGGCAAGTTTGGAAGTCATTCGAGCCGCAGACTTCGGACCGATGGTTGCGAAGGAGCTGGTTCcagccgtcgcgacgaacgcgaccaTCTCGAGCGGTCCGAGGATCTGGCTGGTGATGACTTCGGCACACGCCGCGTCAGAATTCGCGGCGCCAAAGCCGCAATTGACCCACCGCCTGCCGTTGACAACCGGGGGTTGGCCCCAGCACACCGGGCCGACCCCGCGGTATCCAGGGCGGCAACTTTGATAGCACAGGCCCGCGTCGTATTCCTTGTTATCGGGGCAAGTCGGTGATTGAAGCCCAGGAGAAAATTTCACTTTCTTCATGCACGACGGCGGCACGCTGCCTCCGGCATACCCGGAGCACGAAACCCCGCACAAGTTGCAACCGATCTTTCGCGGGTGTGAGCTCGGGCAGTGCGGATAGCACAACGCTCCGCACGAGTCCAGTCCTCGCTTACGGCACTCGGGTCCGGCGCACACGAGCTTCGTTTtagcgccgccgagcagtTGCCGACGGGTGGCGGGCTCGCCCagtccggcggcggaccaACGGTACCATCCGCAGTGACTTTTTCCCCAGCCACGGCCATGGTTTCCCTTGTGACACAACATGCCGTGGTCACGGAAGCCGGCAGTGCACTTCTGGTGGCagtcgcccacgccgcctcgCACATACTGGGCATCCGTGAATTTGTCGCACTTGTCGTAGCAGAGGAAACCCCTTCTCTCCTTGCCCGGCGGGCACTTATTGGGTATGGTGCCCACACCCCTGCCATAGGAGGACTTCCAGCAGAACTTGGTGTCGATGCCCCCAAAATCATaatcatcatcatcatcatcatcatcatcccTCTTTTTCTGTTTCTTCTTTCTCTTTCCCCCGAGGATTCTTCTTCGACCCAGACCGGCGGCCATGGACTCGTTCAACGTTGACAACTTGTACTGGCCCTCGTGCATCTCTATCAGATGGTTCTCGAACGCCTCAAAGGCAGAGAAATCAGGTTCCGGTATCGCGAGCGAGCCCTCATCAACAGCGCACTGCTCTGCGAATTCTTGCTGATTGGACTCGGTCTCAGTGTTGATatcctccgcctcctgcATTTCTTGGAGCATCTTGATGCGAAGCAATGTGGCGTTCTGACCGCCCTTGGTTGACACGATGAACCCTTCGTCTGTTGTGCCTTCGATCCTGGACTCCACACCGGGGATGATTTCGTCGTCTCGTGCGGCCCCGAGGGAGGCGATGagatcgtcgtcgatgatCAACTCTGCGATAGCGGCCTCAAGGTCGTCGGGGAGTTCGAAGtattcgtcctcgtcgtatCCATAACCCCAGTTCTTTGACCCAGCATGCGTCACAGCGGAAGAAGATGTGCCACCGAGCCGAGTCGCAGAGGATCTCGGTCCCGAGATCCCGCCGGGTATGTACGCGATGGTAAGGAAAAGTAGAACGCACGCGGCGATACCCAAGATTCTCAACGCTCCGCCGGCTGAAGTGCGGGAGTTGGGCGTGCCAGGCTGGCCAGGTCCATGTCGATGAGGGTTTTTGCCGCCAATGAGGGCGGtgtcctcgctcgcgccgtacGATGAAGCCATGATGACCGGTTCGTAAAAAGATCCACGCGCTTGAGAGCGCGTGTAAGGTTGGGTCGGCTGCGTGTGAGCTCGGTTGCGTGTGCGTGTATGTCGCTTGTGTCGTTTCGAGGAGCGGTCGTGGAATGTTGAATCTGTCTTCTGATAGAACCAGACTGATAAAGCTAACACTTATCACGGCGCCTCCGGGACAACCCCGCTCGCAGTTGGAGACCCGGCTGTGTGTGGCAGTTCACATCGCGCAGAGGAACTGTCCGACCGGGATTTGGGCGAAAACGTCCGAAAACGGCTGCGATGCAGTCAGGATCTGCACCTTTTTTCGGTCGGTTGCAAGAAACGAGACGCATTTTCCCGTTTGAAAAAAGTTTGGGGTGACATCCGCTCGACCTCCCGCCTGGCGACCACAGCGAGGTAGGCCTCGCTCAAGGCGGCTCctggacgcgcccgcgggagACTCGCAAACCGGAAGGTCGGCAACCTTTCGAAGgaagcccgcgccggcgacgtatCGCGCGGTGACCTTCGCCGCCCCTTCACCCCACCGACGTTCTCGGGCGTCCGGATTCAAAAAACTCGGCGTtgacgctcctcgcgggctcCCAGGCGGAGGACGATGGCGACCAACCTCGGCAACCGCGTGACGTATCGCTCGCCCGATGCGCTCCAGAACCTCCGACTGAAGGTGACGCTCACGCGCATCAGCGGTCCCCGCatggaccgcgcgcgagagatGGACGCGCGCTTCGGGTCCGGGCCCACCCCCCAGGCGCAGATCCAGGccgcgcagcagcaggcgcAGCAGGcgacgtccctcgccgcgcccgcgccgctcgaccgcgagcccccgccgccgtccacgcccccgccggcgccgccggccgcgccgaCCCAGTCGCAGAGCttcggcggagacgcgctcgcgggcgagggcgacgacgccacgacGTACGTACGGGGACCATCCAGTGTAccgcccgacgcgaccgcgaaTCAAAGCAGCCGACGCAACAGGAGCACGATGCAGCAGGCGCAGGCCGCCCTCCCTGGTCAGGGCATCccgcagcagcaggcgcaggctcccgcggcgcccttcgaCCCGTACGGCGGAAATaacgcgggacccgcgggcgggcCCGTCACCGAGAGCTACTCGCCCGGAGGATCGAGCGGATCGGCTTCGTCTCCCCCGAGCCTCCGGCGCGTGGAGGCGtggacggacgacgacgcctcgccttcgccgcccagccttaaagccgccgcgcgcgccgggcccgtcgtggagggcgccggcggcgcggattcCCTCCGCGACCAGGCGCATCTTTCGTTCCAGGCGCAGCGCGTGGACACCGGCGAAGTTCGCACGTACACCCGAGAAATCGCGTGGCAGGAGAAGATCTTTTCATTCGCAGacgtcgatcgcctcgcgcaCCGTACGCCGGAGACGGAGCTGGAACGGAAGTACGCCGCCATGATCCACGAGCGTGGGGCGCAAAACGCCGGCGAGATCATCTACACGTACGTGTCCGCGGACTCGTTCGCGGACGAAAGagacgcggagcgcgtggTGACGACTTCGGCGGGTGAGCGATGGAACGGCTTATTTCGCGCGGTGTTTGGCACGCCCTCGCAGAGGGTCCTGGCGAAgaacgcgtcggggcgggacgcgacgcgactgCGGACGGAGCTGGCGCACGGcaggaggcgacgcgcggggacggagcCCTCGACGTTCGCCATCTGCGCCGATTGCGGACCGCTGTCGCTCCCGCCGGCGCACCCCGTGTTTAAAAACTCTCCATTTGGGGCAAACGCAGAGCGCGAGCAGGTGCTGATGACCATCGAGGCGTACCCCGACGGGTCCATCGCGCTCACCCCGGACTTTAGCCAATCGGTGGACGACACGCGTCGCATCGAGCGAAGGGACGGGAGCGTCTGGGAGTACTCGGTGGTcaacgcgagcgagcgacgggAGACGCCGCTGGAGCAGCGCACCAAGGacatcgcgcccgccgccgcgctgcgtaGGCTCCAGCTGACGcgcaaggcggcgggggcgttcgTTGCGCCCCCCGGGGAGAAGCCCGGGTCCGTGCggttcctcgcgctcgccgagattgtcgccgggcgcggatTCGATCGAGACTTTTTATACTGCGAGTGGGTCCTCGACTACGACAAGGATCTCTGGAGGATCGAGGGGGAGTCGGCGCAGACGTCCGGGGTGACGCAGATTTCGCGGTGCGTCAAGTACCCGgccacgggcgacggcgaaggggACGCGTGGGGTAGCGGCGACCGCATGGTGGCGCACTGGTCCCTTCCGGTGGAGCTCTCGTGCGTCGCCGACTGCGTTCCGCCCCCCGCCAAGCACCCCGTCGTCTACTTTCAGGTTTCCTCCTACGACGAATGGGACAGGTACAGGTGCGAGGGATACGGCCACCTCAACCTCGGTGCCCTGCCCGTCGGCACCTGCACCAAGGTGATCAAGACGTGGAAGGCTGGCGGCACCATCGCCGACCGCGTGGCGAGCCAATTCGTGGGCGGATCGCCGGAGATTGGCGACGTATCCTACGCCGGCGTCCCGGCGGATGCAAAGGACAAACCCGTGCACTCTCGCctcggcttcgtcgccgaTTCGTCGGGCGAGATTAAGGTTCGCGTGAACATCGTGACGCAGACGAAGGgcgacgccagcgcgggcgcgaaaAAAGGTCTGGGTTTGCTCAAGAACCTGCTCGGCAAGGGACCCGGCGATAAGGGCGGAGACGGTAAAGGAGCGCGGGAACGGtacgagaagaaggaggctgtcgaggacgtcgtgtcgcgcgcccgggctcgactcgcggaggcgagggcgcagAATCGGCAAaacccggccgcggcgccgagggccaTGCTGCTGTcgaggagggaggcggaggcgaggccggcgccggcgcagcCGGCGCCTTACGCCTAcgcaggcgccgccgctccagCCTCCGGTTCGGGAGCCGCCGGTTCAGGAGCCGGAGTCGCGGATGCCgtggcgcgggcgcgagcgagggtCTCGGGgggatccgcgccgcctgACGGGTCGGCGCCCGGTTCGAcgtccgtccccgtcccggccgtccccgtccccgagaCGCCAGCTCCCAacatggcgtcgccgccggccgcgcccgcggcgcccgcggtggagagcatcgacgacgacggaaccgtgtcgtcgctcgggcccgacggaggcgcgggtggtctgatgcgcgcgttcgacacggcggcttcggctgaaaacgtcgcgccggtcgcgaacgtcgtcggGACGGAGTCGAAGGGtccggtcgcggcggacgtcgtcggagccgcgtccgcgccgtgagGATCGTGACGTCGGAGACTGTGAATACAAGACGTTGTTTAACACGCCTCGGAGATTGTGAATCGCTTAAGCCGCGCGAGTGAGACGAACGGGAGAGCGCGTTTGAGCAATCATGAGTTTGGTTCATCGCTTAAGCTACCCTCTGGTGATCGGGAGAGGCGCCGGTGGCatccggcgagggcgacaaCGCATGCGTtgtcgtctccgtcgcgcgcccccgccgtcctcccGATATTTTCGGTATGCACAGTGTAATCCCCCCCTTTTCCAACCAAGATGCGTGTCCCCCGTCCCGTATATCCCCCCCTTAACCCCAAAGAAGAAGAATCGTTCTAGCGGCGGCACGGTCCGGTGCGAAGGGCAAAGTACGCCGCGTAAGCGTCGTTCTCCGCCTTGACGTACTCGAGCATCTCCATCTTGTTGAGCGCCCGACCCAAGCCCCGCTGCACCCCCTTGAGGAGCTCCACGCGCTCCTTCATcgtcacccgcgtcgccgcgcccatctTCTCGCCCGCCGGCATCTTCGCAATCTCCGGCGCGAAGTGCGCGTAATAGAAAAACGCATCCGCGCCGAGAGCGTCGTAAGCCTGCAACACTCGCGGTTCGATGACGGAGTCCTGGAAGGACCTCGGGGCGATCGCGTGGACAACCtccaggagcgcgcggcgcaccttgccgcccacgcgctcgcgcgccggcttgaacacctccgcgtccaccttctCATCCGTGGCGCGGCACTCGTAAAACTCAGCCGCGAGGCCCCCGAGCTGCCTCGCAATCTCGCGGTACCCAGCCGCCTGCCTCTCCAGCGAGCCAatcacgtcgccgagcgtgGCGGACTTCACACCCGAGCCGCCGGCGACTGCGACGgactcgatcgccgcggcgacgggatcgCGGTGAACCGCGGAGATGGTCAGGTCCACCccctcagcctccgccaaCTTCGCCATGCGATCCGCGTCGGGAAAGGCGAGCTCGGGCCCGGCGGTTCGCACGGGGTAGGTCACCGCGAACGAGGCTCCGCGCTCGATGAGCGCGTTCATGTCAACCTCGGCCGTGTCCCTCTTGCCCAGGCCCGCGGAGGcacccgcgagggcgcggaaGAAACCCGCGGTGGATCCCTCGCATCCCTCGCCGATCGCCGTTCGAGGGCACGACGCGTCTCGAGAACCCTTGGAGCCcagggccgcggcgaagtGGTACTTGGTCACGtaggtggcggcgacgtcggtccAGCTgttgccgccgaggtcgccggtgTCGGTGGGAGCGGCGTAGTCGCCGAGCTTGGGGCGTTCGGTGCGGGTCGCCGCGTGTTCTCCGCACTGGGCGAACCACGCGTGCGCGcagtccgcgtcggcggcaaaGTCGGAGAGACCCGCGGGCAGCTTGGAGTCGGTTCGGCCAAAGCCGGCACCCTCCACGCCCATCGCGAACCTCGCCACGACCCTCCCGCCGGTGGACGTcttggcgacgggcgcctccttcttggccatcctcggcgtggacacggaggtggacgcggcgtgcgtggAGATGGTCGCGTCCGAGGACGCTCGAgtgtcctcgtcgcgaccgagcgacgcggtgaggacgccgtcgctgcccccgtcgtcctcgcacCCGTTGACGAGGAAGCCCTTGCCCTGGAGCCTGCCGCTGCGCTTGCGGTAGTAGTTGGCAAAGTCCGAGAAGGACGAGAACTTGGACCTGAGCATGGGGCCGGGGTTCCTGGAGAGGAGGAACAGGTCCGCCACGGCGTAGATCATGCACtccgtctccctcgccctGTTGTAGCCGTGGTTGCAGTAATCCGGGCGGTCGAGCGCGTAAATCTTGTTGTTGGGAAGCCTCGCGCGgagatcgtcgacgtcggagggctcgtcagcggcgacgaagatGTCGATACCCCTCTgcaccgcgtcgggcgcTCGCCTGACGAGCGTGTTCACGAAGGAATCCACGCTGCACTTGCGGCGGTAGGAGTCGATGAGCTgaatctccgccgcgccctcgccggcgagggagagATCCTTCGAGAgcttggcgtcctcgccggcgcggatgTGCATGGATATcatctcgtcgtccgacTTGGACGCCAGGGGCACCGACTTCATCATGTTGCTCACCTCCTTGGACGGCTGGAAGTCCGCCATGGAGTTGGAAACGAAGTCGTACTCCTCCTTGTTGAGCTGAAGCTCGGCGTGCGACGACTTGATGTACACTGCGCCTCGCCACGTCTCCGGGTCCCTGagcacctcgccgacgtgggACTTACCCCAGTCGGTGGTGGCGTCGTGCATCGCGGAGAAGACAGGGCGGTCGCCGCTCTTGCCCCTGGCTTtccacgcggcgagctccgcttcggcggcgttgaGCCGTTCGGGCCACTCCTCGATGATGTACGAATCCTTGAGGAAGGAAGGGGTGAGCATGGTGGCGATTGGCGCGTCGAGGGAATCGTCGCGCTCCCAGATGACGATGAGCTTGCGCCCCTTCTGGTTGGCGAGGAgcttggcggcggagaaggcgcggaTGCGGTTACCGAGGCCGTTGACCGCGTGGAGGACGATGAACCCGCCGGCGTTGCGGTCCATGGCCTCGCCGAAGGTTTTCGAGTTGAGCACGTAGCCCTGCATGGTGGCCTGCGTCCAGTCCATCCACCTCCACTTCTTGTCGAAATCATCGGCGAGCGGGATGGTGGGATCGACCGAGTCGTAGAGGGAGTGCCACTCCTCGCCGATGGACGCCACCTGGTCGCCGGAATTGGCGTACACGGacgccccgtcgctcgccgttCCCGCCTCCCACTGCGCGTCGATGGAGCCGGTACCCTCCTCGGGGGCGGCCTGATCCCAGGAGgtcgcagcctcctcgggctcctgCTCCTGCGGTTGGACGATCTGGACAACCTTGGGGGCGGGGCCATCGAGCGGGACGTGCAGCAGATCGGGCTGCTGGGCGTACCACTGCTCCATCTGCGCCGTGAGCGCGGTGTtggcctcgccgagggtggcgcgGTCGGGCGAGACAAAATCGCTCCAccggtccgcgcgggcggatgcggcgccccgaagggacgcgcggacgcgcgcgccgccgaaggtGGAGTCGccccccgacgcggcggcgccgagggaggcgcggaaGGTGGCGGATGAGGAcacgcccgcgatggcggtcgcgccgacgaccgcggcgccgcaggCGAGGAGCCACGCGCGGTTACCCCAACCTCTCCCGCCCCGCACATCCGAGGCGAGATCATCGCCCGAACGTCCGCCGTCCGCATcgcgggcggacgcgccgcggttcAGCAGCGGCGCCGACTCGTGCGACATCCTGTTCGCACTCGTTTCCGTGTTTCCTACTCctcgtcgcaccgcgcgctggGCGAGCGACGCTCGAGTGAAGTGTGTCCACCTGTTACAAAAAAGACGCCTCTTGAGGGCTGTTGCACTGGCCGCGTGAAACCGCCTTCGAACCGGACCGCGGGACACACTTTATTTTGTATGGGAGCGCAGTCTACATTTtgtgcgccgacgaccgaAAGGTGTTTCACATTTTTTTTGAAGGATTGTGAACCGGAAAGAGGTGGATCGCTTCGACGTTTGTAACCACCTTTGGGTCGGTTGTGTGTAAAAGTGAGTGTCCGACCGAAAAATCGCGCACGCTCAAACTAAATAACCATACGTGCATCGCCGAGGAGTTAACCACCCGACGGTCGAGAATCTCGCGACTTCAGGGTTCGTAGACCGTGGCGGGGGGGTTGGGGTAAAAGCCCATACCCACGACGGAGAGGCCGCGGGCCCCGCCCACGGCACGCGTGCGTTTATTCCGGTGGTTTTTCGTTCATCGGAACAGGCCGCGGCCCGCACACTCCGTCGACACGCGGTAGGCGCCATGCCCCCCTCGTCCGTCGGCAAGAACAGGTGGGTCAAGGGGGAGACGCGcaacgtcctcggcggcgtctcccgcgGATCCTACGCGcaggcgccgtcgcgcgcctccgagtCCGTCTTCAGCGACGACCTCTCGAGCAATGGATCCTACTCCCAGAACGTCGGCCACTTTGGCGCGCACGCCTCTTACCAGGCGCactcgaccgccgcgggcgcccgcgcgagctaCCGCAACGGTCGCGCCAACTacgtcgccaacgcctcctccctcaCCACGTCCGCGTGCTCCCAGGCGGGCAAGGCTGCGGTGATGGTGtgcatcgtcgtcggagccgcgttcctcgcctttggcggcgatcgcgtcggcgacgtctaCTCCAAACTCGCGCCGTCTGCCGAGGCGTTCACCTCGCGCATCGACGATGAAGCCGTCCTCGACAACGTGGTCAACGGCGTGCacaaggcggccgcggacgcggcgaccagGTCGGGCTTCGAGCGCAGCTCcttcagcgcggcggagggggagggaaccgccgaggaggacgacgacgacgccttcatcaagcgcgccttcgccgatCAGCCCCCGCTCGTCGTTCCGACCCCCGCACACAGGAGCAAGAAGAAGCTGGCGAAGCTCACGCGAAAGTCCAC
The genomic region above belongs to Micromonas commoda chromosome 4, complete sequence and contains:
- a CDS encoding zinc permease family (zinc ion transport; Zn2+)-Iron (Fe2+) codes for the protein MAVGASLLTACASLVCVALVPLLASTKGSSSSSSSSTPTSKRRSTRNRKDASWAAPSQGLVRTLSAFAVGAFLGDAFLHQLPHAYAHAATSRGGDGGGGFASELWSNRAGLAAVVGVVAFHLVERAVDAHGHGCHGRRTVARRKKDDDICGEEERIEPKDQTQRKETLGYLNLVADAVHNFTDGAAVGAAFLAGGPAAGYAKTLAMLAHEVPQEIGDFGVLVSAGFSVFDALRLNFAAASTAVAGTLVALVLCDDSGHGGRYKPTWIDGACVEGFTAGGFVYVAAATMRGIGDAGEGWREVAATTGAIFFGIFACAAIHALGACDHGH
- a CDS encoding predicted protein encodes the protein MQEAEDINTETESNQQEFAEQCAVDEGSLAIPEPDFSAFEAFENHLIEMHEGQYKLSTLNESMAAGLGRRRILGGKRKKKQKKRDDDDDDDDDYDFGGIDTKFCWKSSYGRGVGTIPNKCPPGKERRGFLCYDKCDKFTDAQYVRGGVGDCHQKCTAGFRDHGMLCHKGNHGRGWGKSHCGWYRWSAAGLGEPATRRQLLGGAKTKLVCAGPECRKRGLDSCGALCYPHCPSSHPRKIGCNLCGVSCSGYAGGSVPPSCMKKVKFSPGLQSPTCPDNKEYDAGLCYQSCRPGYRGVGPVCWGQPPVVNGRRWVNCGFGAANSDAACAEVITSQILGPLEMVAFVATAGTSSFATIGPKSAARMTSKLANTFKGSKVKMMKDAGNSLKKSAKKQLDDMEPQDAAEFTDKVDTLARSQSETEAVQAAAELAAMVDTTGVASTIAAFSWDTCDKIHSSG
- a CDS encoding predicted protein, which codes for MVAHWSLPVELSCVADCVPPPAKHPVVYFQVSSYDEWDRYRCEGYGHLNLGALPVGTCTKVIKTWKAGGTIADRVASQFVGGSPEIGDVSYAGVPADAKDKPVHSRLGFVADSSGEIKVRVNIVTQTKGDASAGAKKGLGLLKNLLGKGPGDKGGDGKGARERYEKKEAVEDVVSRARARLAEARAQNRQNPAAAPRAMLLSRREAEARPAPAQPAPYAYAGAAAPASGSGAAGSGAGVADAVARARARVSGGSAPPDGSAPGSTSVPVPAVPVPETPAPNMASPPAAPAAPAVESIDDDGTVSSLGPDGGAGGLMRAFDTAASAENVAPVANVVGTESKGPVAADVVGAASAP
- a CDS encoding predicted protein encodes the protein MSHESAPLLNRGASARDADGGRSGDDLASDVRGGRGWGNRAWLLACGAAVVGATAIAGVSSSATFRASLGAAASGGDSTFGGARVRASLRGAASARADRWSDFVSPDRATLGEANTALTAQMEQWYAQQPDLLHVPLDGPAPKVVQIVQPQEQEPEEAATSWDQAAPEEGTGSIDAQWEAGTASDGASVYANSGDQVASIGEEWHSLYDSVDPTIPLADDFDKKWRWMDWTQATMQGYVLNSKTFGEAMDRNAGGFIVLHAVNGLGNRIRAFSAAKLLANQKGRKLIVIWERDDSLDAPIATMLTPSFLKDSYIIEEWPERLNAAEAELAAWKARGKSGDRPVFSAMHDATTDWGKSHVGEVLRDPETWRGAVYIKSSHAELQLNKEEYDFVSNSMADFQPSKEVSNMMKSVPLASKSDDEMISMHIRAGEDAKLSKDLSLAGEGAAEIQLIDSYRRKCSVDSFVNTLVRRAPDAVQRGIDIFVAADEPSDVDDLRARLPNNKIYALDRPDYCNHGYNRARETECMIYAVADLFLLSRNPGPMLRSKFSSFSDFANYYRKRSGRLQGKGFLVNGCEDDGGSDGVLTASLGRDEDTRASSDATISTHAASTSVSTPRMAKKEAPVAKTSTGGRVVARFAMGVEGAGFGRTDSKLPAGLSDFAADADCAHAWFAQCGEHAATRTERPKLGDYAAPTDTGDLGGNSWTDVAATYVTKYHFAAALGSKGSRDASCPRTAIGEGCEGSTAGFFRALAGASAGLGKRDTAEVDMNALIERGASFAVTYPVRTAGPELAFPDADRMAKLAEAEGVDLTISAVHRDPVAAAIESVAVAGGSGVKSATLGDVIGSLERQAAGYREIARQLGGLAAEFYECRATDEKVDAEVFKPARERVGGKVRRALLEVVHAIAPRSFQDSVIEPRVLQAYDALGADAFFYYAHFAPEIAKMPAGEKMGAATRVTMKERVELLKGVQRGLGRALNKMEMLEYVKAENDAYAAYFALRTGPCRR